The Gemmatimonas phototrophica region TGCGCACACTGTTCCCGTCACGCTCGACGGTATACTTGTGGGCCGCATCGAGGTCAATCACGAGACGCGCCGTGTCGGCCCGGAACTGCGAGAGGCGGACATTGCGAACCGCTCCGCGCGCCTTGCCATCGTAGTTGGACGGGATGGCCAGATTGGCGCCGCCCAGGTCCACCACGATGCGGGTGGGATTGCTGAGCGTGAAGTGGTTCAGCGTGACCGCGGCATCTACGTCGAGCACGATGGCGGTGCCATTTGGTGCCGGCGCTACTTCAATGGCGCGTACGCGACCACGGATCACCGCGTCGTCATTGGTGATGGCCGTAGCGGCCGAGGGGGCAGTGTGTGGCGCGGGAGTGGGCGCAGTGCCCACCAGCATCGCGGCCATCACCGCAACGGTCGTCGGTCCCATCATGGATTCCTCACTTTCGTCGTGTCGCTGCTCAGCGGCAGCGTCTCCTGCCGATTGAATCCGAATTCCTCGATTGTGAACTGCACCGCCTTCTGGCGGATCCCACTCACGCGCAACCGCCCCAACTGCTGGCCGACCCGCACGCGATACTGTGTTTTGGAGTACGTGTCGCGCAGAATCGCCACCGAGTTGTTGCCGGCGGGATCAAACGCCACCGCCGTGAGGCGCAAGTCGCTCAAGAGCGGGCGGACATCGCTGCTGGACATGAGCGACTTGTACGGGTCGCGACGGCCACCACCGCTGTACGCAAAGGCTTCGCGCTGAATGGTGATTTCGGACGGCGTCGTCACTTTCTTGCTCTCGGCTTTTGCGGCCGGGGCAATGGGTGCACTGACGGTACCGGCCGACTCGCCGCGCACCGTACGCGCCGGCGTCTGGGCCTGCGCCACCTGGACACCCGCGAGGCTGCTCGCCATCACGACTGTGAGGAACCGCGTGAACCGGGTCATGACGACCGCTCCTTCGAGCGCGGCGCGGGCGCCGTCTTCTCGACGTAGGTCTGCAGGGTGATGGTCGCGGCCAGCGATCCCTTTTCCGACGTGCGCACCTGGCCGCGCTGGACATTGGACGAACCGGCCATGATGGAGAAGTTCACCGGCGCCACAATACGCGGGAGCGATCCCACGTTGGCGAGGAACTCGCCGAACTGGTGATAGCCACCGATGATGGTGACAGTATAGCGATAGGTATCGAAGCGCTCGCCCACGATGACCGGCTCGGGGACCACGCCGCCAACATCGAGACCGGCCCGACGTGCCGCCGTGCTGACTTCCTCGAGCAGCGCCGGAACTTCGTTGCCGGTGGGCACCAGGCGGCGCATGACTGTCAGCGCCGAGCGATTCTGCGCAGCCTGTGAACGCAGCTCTTCGATGCTGCCACTGGCGAACTCGCGCGCCGCCTTCTGGTTGGCGTCCTCGAGTTCGGCCACGTGCGTTTCATCGAGCAGCAGCTGTTCGTTCTTGGACGCATACGGATACATCCAGTACATGACCGCCAAGGCGATCGCCGAGAAGCCGATCAACAGCTTGACCTGATCTCGCTGGGAGGTAGGAAGGAGAGCCATGGCGTACTCAGCGAACAGGGACGACGAGTGGGGTCGTGCGAACGACACCCGGGGGCGGTACTTCGAATTCGGCACTCAGTTCGAACTGCGTCACATCTTTGCCATCCACAATGACGATCTCCGACTTGGCGAGTGTGACTTTCTGGATGAACGGCGAGCTTTCGAGCTGGCGCATGAACATCGTGAGGGCCTGGATATCGACCGTCTGGCCCACCACCCGGAATCCGAGCGGCGGATGCACATTGATCGTGTCCGCGGCCGCGGCTTCCGCGGCCTTCTTCTTGGCTGCGGCACCGGCGGCACCGACCGGTTCCGCAGCCGCCACGGTGTCAACGCCCGGCGGCAACGGAGCCTTGGTGGTCTGCTCCATGATGGTCAGCCACGTGTACGCCGGCAGCGCGCGACTTACTTCATCGAGGATGTGCGCCCAGTTGTAGCGGTTGTCATCGATGGTGCGGATGATCTGCAACTGGCGGATCACGGAGTCACGTTCGGCGGTGAGCTTCCGGCGTGCGGAGAGCACCTTGGCGTAGCGCGTCGAATCGCGGACCGCGCGCTCCATACGGCCTTCCACTTCCGTGGCGCGTGCACTCTGCGCGGTGAAGAGCAGACCGACGGTGGCGACGGCCACCACCACGGAGGCGGCAGCACCGAGGAGCCAGGGGTCCCGGATGTTCGAGCCGATCGCCCCGAAAGCGCCCGCAAGCGCGAAGCCGCCCGACGAACTCTTTCCCTTCTTCGAACCGGGCAGGAGGTTGATTTGCAGCATCATAGGTCGTTTCCTCGGGCGCTCAGGCGACGGCGCGAAGCGCGAGTCCCACCGGCAGCATCAGCAGCGGAGCGACTTCGTCGGTGGACAGGAACTCGAACGCGCCTTCGCGTACGGCCAGCTTGGCCAACGCATTGGCCGGCTGCACCGGAATGCGCAACCGATCGGACAGCCAGGGCAACAGTCCCGGCACGCGGGCCCCACCGCCGCACGCGTAGACGGCGCGGATGGTGCCGAAGTTGCGCTGGGAGGTGGACAGGAACGTGGCGGCCCGTTCCATCCCGATGGCGATTTCTTCGCCACGCATGGACACCACGCCGTCGAGCATGGGGTGACGGTCGTAGCCGCGCAGAAGATCTTCGGCGTCTTCGGCGCTCATGCCGTTCTCACGCTGCAGATCCTCACGGAAGCGGCGCGTGCCCACGCCGAGGTCGCGGGTCAGGATCGGCACACCTTCGTCGAGGATATTCAGGTTGGTGGCTTCGTTCCCGATGTTGAGCAGCGCAATCGTGCCGGTCAGTGCCTCGGGATAGTTGGCCTCGAATGCGTTGTGCAATGCAAAGGCGTCCACATCGATGACGGCTGGCGATGCCCCCGCCTCGGTCAGCAACGATTGCTTGGCTTCCACCAGATCGCGCTTGGCCGCCACGAGCAGCACGCTCATGTCGAGGCCGTCGCCGTCCGGATCGAGCACCTGGAAATCGAGTTCGACGGAGTCCATGTCGAAGGGCACGTGCTGCTCGGCTTCCCACCGCATGAGCTCACGCGCCTGCTGTTCCTTGACCCGCTCCATCTGAATCTTCTTGACGATGACATCGCGCCCGCCGACGGCGGCCACGATGTTCTTGGTTTTGGCCCCCGTTGCCGCAATGGTCTGGCGGATGGCATCGGCCACGATCCCGTGGTCCATGACTTCACCTTCAACGATTGCCGTGTCGTTGAGCGGGGTGATCACGACTTTCGCCAACTCGGGAACGGGGCCACTGTGGTCAATGACCACGGCCTTGACGAGCCCGGATCCAACATCGAGCCCGATAGTGAGTTTCTTCCGGCCGAAGAGCGCCATGGGACGGGGGGGTTGCACAGTGGTTTGCATTGTTCGTCCCGTGCCGATCGGCGGATCACGGGACAGATTGACCTGCCGAAAATCGGCGTGTCACCCTTGAAACGACCCGAGCCTCACGAGGTAACGCTCTCCGTAGGGCGTATGGCGGGTACGGGGGCCTACTTCGTGATAGTGGAGGCCCATGAACCGGCGACATCCGGTCGGCCCTTTTGACCGTTCGCACCTATGGCGCGAGGGGTTGCCAGAGTGAAAACGGCGTAACGCGAGGACGGGCGACGGTCGCCAGGGCCATTTGCACGGCGCATCGATCGAAGAAGATCCGGGTCTGGGTACCGAGGTGGGCGTGCCCTGTTACAGGGTCGGCACTCATGGCCGCTCCCTGTAGCTGCCATTGGGCGGCACGCGCGTCGATGTTCCCCCGGACAATCAGCAACCCTTCGATGGTCACGTTTCCGCGCAGCTCGAGGTCACCATCAATGACCAATAGCCCGCGCCATTGGGTAGGACCGTCCACGATGACCGGATGACCGGAGAGCCATAGCGCCTGCCATCCGTTTCTCTCGGGCAGGGGAGCGGGTGACGGGCCCCACGTCACGTGTTCCGCGCGAGCCCCCAGTGCGGGAAGGAGTATGGCCGCACTGTCCGCCACACGGCGCGCGGTCGTGTCGGGGAGCGGCGCCCCCGGCCAGTGGCCTGGCGGATCTCCAACGACCGCGAGGGCAGCCACAGCAGGTGTGCTCGCCGTATCGCGCGTCATGCCACAGGCACTCGTTGGCGTAGGGGTATCAGTGCCGGACAGCAGAGTGCCTTCGCCCCCGGAGACTTGCCCCGGCACGGCCAGCACGGCCCGCACGGGAACAGCGGGTGTGTGCAGCCAGACCGCGCGTATCAGCTCGCGCCGAATGCCGGACCAGCGGGCATTGCCCGCCATCTCATGACGGGTGTGCAGCCACGCCACGAAAGGGTGCGGACGACTCCAGGTGACGGTGACCGATTGTCCGAGCTGAGTAGTAACAGACCGCTGTACCTCGTGATGCAGCGGCCGCTGCCAGAGTGAATCATCGTCCCACTGCGCCAAGGCCATCGCTTCGGCCTCCTCTATGGCATTGGCTGCCGCGTCGCCACGCCCAGCGAGCGCGACGGCGCGCGCGTGATGCCACCCTTCGCTGGCGAGCGAGAAAACGAGCAGGCCAGCCGCGGCCAGTGCGATGAGGACAAAGGGAAGGACATACCCACGCGACGGCCGTTTCATGGAAGTGTGCGTCCCGGCGCGGAGGCCCTGAGCGCTATGGAGACTGAGGCGCTGTCACTTCGCCCCCCGTTGTACTGGCCCATGCGGCGAGGCATGCGGACGGTAAGATCGAGGCCGGCGATTGTGCGGGCGACACTGTCCTGAAGCGGTACGGGGGTCGCGACGGCTGCGCCGTTCGCGGAATGCGCCCGCAGCATCAGGCCGCCGCCCATCGGTGACGACAGGGGGCCAACGACAGGCTGCAAGCCATCCCACCCCGCGCCATCGCGACTGCGACGCCCCAGCCACCACGTCGAACCGCTCCGATAGTGCTCGAAGCGCACCTCGCGCGTCAGCAGCAGTGGGGTCCCAATGCCGGGTTCGATCAGGGAGTCGGCCAACTGCAGGCGCCATCGACGAACGGTGTGTTGTCCCATGCCGCATGAAGCGGGGGGCAGTACCTGTGGTGGGGCAGCCACCTGACGCGCGACAGCCTGTGGTGCGTCGCCGGGGACGTGAGTTGTTCGCCACCCCCGGAGCTGGTCGCCAGCCCGAATGGTGCTGACCCATCCACTGGGGGAACCGGCAGGCGTGGCCACTACCACCTCGGCAACACTGCCGCCGCACACCTCGAGGACTCCCAGATGACCGTGAAATTCGAGAAGTGTATCGGTGACCGTGACCAGATCGCGCCCGTCGAGCGGCGCCAGCTCGGTGGCAACCACCAACACCGCGTGGCGCAACGCACTGGCATTTGACAGCATGGAGTCCTGCGCCCGAGCCGTCCTCGCCACGCGGATCAGGATGGCGGTGGCGGCCACCGCCGCGAGGAGCGCCAGGGGCAAGGCGACGAGCAATTCGATCAGAGAGGTACCACGGCATCCACGCCTGGGCGGCCGGCGCTCCCGACGCACCGGAGGAGAGGAGGGAGTCATTCGCACCATCCGGCAATGCTGGCCCCGTGCGTGTATCGGCGCCCTCCTCCCCAGCCACTCGAACGCCAGTCGGCCGTTACGGCAAGGGCATGCAATCCGCTCGCATTCGTGGCGCTGGCCAGCAGAACCGTTCGTGGCCCGATGTCGCGGCGCCACATGCCGCCAATCGCGAGACATGGGGCCCGCAGCAGCGGGACCCGCAGTCGGGCACTTTCGCGCAGCACCAGATCACGTTGGCGTGCATTGTCCACGACCTGTGCGGAGGTGTTCGCAAGCAGCAGCACCAGGCTGCTGGCCCCTGATACCAACAGCAGCGAAACGAGGCATTCCACCAGCGCACGCCCTGAGCGCCCGCGGACCTTCTGTGAGGTGACATTGATTGGCATGGCGCCACGTTACATCACCCTCGGCGAACCTCCATCACCAGAATCGTGCGCGTGGGATCAATTCACCGCCGGCGAGGACTCGGGCGTCACGGCGCGCAGCCCACTGCCATGCAATGGCAACAGAATCACAAACGCAGCGCCCCCTTCGCGCGCCCGCTGCACCCAGATCGTGCCACCAAGATTTTCAATGGTGCTGGCGACGATCGCGAGCCCAAGCCCGGTGCCCTTCCCCGGTTGCTTGGTGGAGAAAAACGGCTCGAAAATGCGTTCGGCGTCTTCGGGCGCCACACCGGTCCCCGAGTCGGCCATGACCACCTGCAGAAACGTCGGGGGCGACTCCGGACGCGCCAGCCACGCCAGCGCGCGCTTGCTCGGGCGATGGGCCCATTTCTGGGGGAACGGGTCGGTACGACGCTTCTCGACACTGTCGCCGAACGACGCGTCGTTGATGCGCGACCGGATCACGATGTCGCCTTCACGATCCATCGCGTCCACCGCGTTGAGCATGAGGTTCACAAACACCTGCTCAAGATCGTGCCGTTCCGCGTACACCACGCCCGTCGGGGCCTCCAGTTCACGCGAAACCTTGAACCGGCGGGTAATCCCCTGATCGGCAAGCAACCGCAGGACATCCTCAATCACCTCATCCACCACGATGGGCTTGGGAGTGAGACGGCGGGGGCGCGCATAATCGAGCAGGCCACGCATGATCCGATCGATGCGTGTGATCTCGCGTTCAAGGGCGTCGATAGGCTCCGTTGTCCCCGCGACATCCTTGGTGCGCATGCGCAGCACATGCGCGTAGTTCGCAATGGCCGATACGGGGTTCCCGATTTCATGGGAGATGCCCGCGGCAATCCGTCCCATGGTGGCGAGCTTTTCCACGCGCATGCGGGACTGCGTGGCGGCGGCCATCTGCTCCGTCATGCGATTGATGCTCGACGCGAGCATGTTGAATTCGGCGGTGGTGGCCGGTGGCACCATGTTGGTGGCGTCTCCGCGCGCCATGGCATCGGCGGCGGCCACACAATGTTCCAGCGGCACCTCGATCAGCTCACCAACCTGACGTTGCAGGATACTGGCGGAGAGCAGCGCCACCAGAAAGACCAGCAGCACCACGATGGGCCACCGTACCGTTGCCGGCAACTGCTCGGTAAACCACATGGTGGTAATGATCGCAACGATCAGCCCCGCGCTGGCCGCGATCAATACGCGTTGCAGGCGGTCATGGATGCTTGGAAGGTTGGTGTCAGGCACTCGGGGAGGATGCGGTGCGCGACGCCGAAGAGCAACTGTTTTCTCACCGGCCCCGCATCTTCCGACCTACGGGAAACGGTGAAGGGGTCGGGCAATCGCCCGACCCCTTCGGTCATTATGCAGCGGAGTTGCGGCGACTGCTTAGCGGCAGGTCGCGCCGCCCGGCTCGCCTTCGGCCAGACCGGCGGGCGTCGAGGCACCGACGCCGATCACGCAGCTGGAACCCGCGGCGTTGGCATGCGCGGCGGAAGCCGCCCAGCCCGTGGCCGTCTGCGCCGTCATCGAGAGCGTCACGCCGGACGAACCGGTCGGCGCCGTGTAGCCAACATAGGTGTTGTTGTCCGAGAAGAACGCTTCGGCCGAGGAGACCATGTTCTTGAGGTCCGACTTCATGGCCGTGATGTACGCCTTCTTCTTCGTATCAGCGAACTTCGGGATCGCGATCGCGGCCAGGATGCCGATGATCACGACAACAATGAGGAGTTCGATGAGGGTGAAACCCTTGCGCGTCTTGTTCATAGTGTTCTCCAGTGGGGGGATTTTCGTCCGAGCCATCCTGGCTCTCGACACCCCAACCAATGGCAATGCGCGTACCACACCGCGAGACACATTCTAAAATATTATATTTCAATGTTTTAGCCATTTTTCCAGCTGACGCAATCGCTCCAATGGCTTGGTGTTCTGCAAAGGTTATTGCAGGGTGCAAGAGGACGCTGGTCCGCCTCCGTCCGGGACCCCGCAACCGCCGGGACCACGGCGATCGTGGCAGTGCCGTGGGTACTCGGAGTGGCCGGGGTGGTAAAGGCAAAGGGGCCGAGCTTTCGCCCGACCCCTCCCCCCAAATTGTGTTGCGTGGGCCTTGTTTCAGCGCTGCGCGCTTAGCGGCAGGTCGCGCCGCCCGGCTCGCCTTCGGCCAGACCGGCGGGCGTCGAGGCACCGACGCCGATCACGCAGCTGGAACCCGCGGCGTTGGCATGCGCGGCGGAAGCCGCCCAGCCCGTGGCCGTCTGCGCCGTCATCGAGAGCGTCACGCCGGACGAACCGGTCGGCGCCGTGTAGCCAACATAGGTGTTGTTGTCCGAGAAGAACGCTTCGGCCGAGGAGACCATGTTCTTGAGGTCCGACTTCATGGCCGTGATGTACGCCTTCTTCTTCGTATCAGCGAACTTCGGGATCGCGATCGCGGCCAGGATGCCGATGATCACGACAACAATGAGGAGTTCGATGAGGGTGAAACCCTTGCGCGTCTTGTTCATAATCTTCTCCAGTGGGGGTTGTCCGAGTGAGGCGCCGGTAGTGGCGGGCTGCTCGACGACATCGCTTAAGGCAATGGCCTTGCCACGACGGAGACCCCAATAAAAGTCGTTGCAGGACAACGAGTTACACCATTTCACTGCGCGCATCATCATTTTGATTCCGCCGCGTCCTGCGACAAATCGTGCAGCACGCGGCACTGCCGTATTCCCGTGATCAGTATGCCCGTGCCGGCAGTGTAACGGCGCCCGTCTTTCTGTGACGGGGATACAAAAACCGCTGTGCCATTACTGGCACAGCGGTTCGGCGTTCGCTCCGCCACCGGAGCTGATGGCGCAGGTATATCCCGGGATGGCCGTGTGGGTGGCAGTTGCGGTCCACCCTGTTGCCGTGCCGGTGAAGGTCAGTGTGATGCCGGCCGATCCCTGTGGAGGCGTAATGTTCGCGTAGCTGTTTTCGGAACTGAATCGCGTTTCGGCAATCATGGCCAGATTGTGCAGGTCCGACTTCATGGCGGCGATATAAGCGCGCCGCTTGGAGTCCCCGAATTTTGCAATGGCTATAGTGGCCAGGACCGCAATAATGACGACCACTGCCAACAACTCAATAATGGTAAATCCCCGGCGTCGGGCGCTCACAACATAGGACATCAGGCGTCTCCGTAGCGCGCCAATTTGCGGTAAAGGGTGGACGGATCAATTCCCAGCATGTCGGCGGCGCGACTCTTGTTTCCTCCCTCATTCTGGAGCACCCACTGAATATACGCGCGCTCGATCGCTTCCAGCGTTGGTGTCACCGGTGTCCGCTCGCTGACCAACGGCTCGGCGCGGCGCGCAGTCACCCGCTCGGGCAGGGCCTCTACGCGGATGGTGTCGCCGGCCGACAGAATCACGGCGCGTTCCAAGGCATTCTCGAGTTCACGCACATTGCCCGGCCAGGCGTAGGCCATCAACGCGTCAAGGGTCTCGTCGGCAAGCACCTTGGGAGCCTCATGACGTGCCAGTGCGGAGCGCGCGAGGAAACTCTCCGCCAACAACGGAATGTCGTCCGTACGTTGCCGCAGGGGTGGCAGGTGCACCGCAATCACATTCAGGCGATAAAAGAGGTCCGCACGGAATGCCCCCCGCTTGATCTCCTCTTCCAGATCGCGGTTGGTGGCGGCAAGCACGCGAGTATTGACGGCGATGGACTCCGTGGCCCCAACCGGGATGACTTCGCGCTGCTGCAGTACCCGCAGCAGTTTCACCTGGGTGGATGGCGTCGTTTCGCCGATTTCGTCCAGGAAGAAGGTGCCATCCGCCGACGCGGCAAAGAGCCCGGTCTTGTCCTTCACGGCACCGGTAAAGGAGCCTTTCACGTGCCCGAACAGTTCACTTTCCAGCAGTGATTCCGGAAGGGCGCCACAGTTGATGGAGAGAAAGCTGTGATCCACGCGCGCACTGAGATCGTGGATATAGCGAGCAATGACTTCCTTACCCGTACCCGATTCACCGGTGATGAGGACCGTGGAATCGGTGGGGGCCACCGTTTCCGCCAGCCGCAGGACCTCGACCCAGCTTTTGCTGCGCCCAATGGGCCGGCTGGCATCGCTCTTGTCGCGGCGGCGGATCTCCTGCTTGAGGGAGTGGTTCTCTACTCGCAACCGCCGGTGTTCGGCGGCACGGCGGAGAATGGCCACCAGTTCGTCGTTCCGAAACGGCTTCTGGATGTAATAGAACGCCCCTTCGTTCACCGCCTGCATGGCCGACTGCAACGTGGCCTGCGCCGTCATCAGAATGACCGGCAGATCAGGATCCACCTGCCGGGCATGGCTCAACAGCTGCACGCCCGTGATGTCGGGCATG contains the following coding sequences:
- a CDS encoding type 4a pilus biogenesis protein PilO, with protein sequence MALLPTSQRDQVKLLIGFSAIALAVMYWMYPYASKNEQLLLDETHVAELEDANQKAAREFASGSIEELRSQAAQNRSALTVMRRLVPTGNEVPALLEEVSTAARRAGLDVGGVVPEPVIVGERFDTYRYTVTIIGGYHQFGEFLANVGSLPRIVAPVNFSIMAGSSNVQRGQVRTSEKGSLAATITLQTYVEKTAPAPRSKERSS
- a CDS encoding PilN domain-containing protein, whose product is MMLQINLLPGSKKGKSSSGGFALAGAFGAIGSNIRDPWLLGAAASVVVAVATVGLLFTAQSARATEVEGRMERAVRDSTRYAKVLSARRKLTAERDSVIRQLQIIRTIDDNRYNWAHILDEVSRALPAYTWLTIMEQTTKAPLPPGVDTVAAAEPVGAAGAAAKKKAAEAAAADTINVHPPLGFRVVGQTVDIQALTMFMRQLESSPFIQKVTLAKSEIVIVDGKDVTQFELSAEFEVPPPGVVRTTPLVVPVR
- the pilM gene encoding type IV pilus assembly protein PilM — translated: MQPPRPMALFGRKKLTIGLDVGSGLVKAVVIDHSGPVPELAKVVITPLNDTAIVEGEVMDHGIVADAIRQTIAATGAKTKNIVAAVGGRDVIVKKIQMERVKEQQARELMRWEAEQHVPFDMDSVELDFQVLDPDGDGLDMSVLLVAAKRDLVEAKQSLLTEAGASPAVIDVDAFALHNAFEANYPEALTGTIALLNIGNEATNLNILDEGVPILTRDLGVGTRRFREDLQRENGMSAEDAEDLLRGYDRHPMLDGVVSMRGEEIAIGMERAATFLSTSQRNFGTIRAVYACGGGARVPGLLPWLSDRLRIPVQPANALAKLAVREGAFEFLSTDEVAPLLMLPVGLALRAVA
- a CDS encoding HAMP domain-containing sensor histidine kinase; this encodes MPDTNLPSIHDRLQRVLIAASAGLIVAIITTMWFTEQLPATVRWPIVVLLVFLVALLSASILQRQVGELIEVPLEHCVAAADAMARGDATNMVPPATTAEFNMLASSINRMTEQMAAATQSRMRVEKLATMGRIAAGISHEIGNPVSAIANYAHVLRMRTKDVAGTTEPIDALEREITRIDRIMRGLLDYARPRRLTPKPIVVDEVIEDVLRLLADQGITRRFKVSRELEAPTGVVYAERHDLEQVFVNLMLNAVDAMDREGDIVIRSRINDASFGDSVEKRRTDPFPQKWAHRPSKRALAWLARPESPPTFLQVVMADSGTGVAPEDAERIFEPFFSTKQPGKGTGLGLAIVASTIENLGGTIWVQRAREGGAAFVILLPLHGSGLRAVTPESSPAVN
- a CDS encoding type IV pilin protein, whose translation is MNKTRKGFTLIELLIVVVIIGILAAIAIPKFADTKKKAYITAMKSDLKNMVSSAEAFFSDNNTYVGYTAPTGSSGVTLSMTAQTATGWAASAAHANAAGSSCVIGVGASTPAGLAEGEPGGATCR
- a CDS encoding type IV pilin protein; translation: MMMRAVKWCNSLSCNDFYWGLRRGKAIALSDVVEQPATTGASLGQPPLEKIMNKTRKGFTLIELLIVVVIIGILAAIAIPKFADTKKKAYITAMKSDLKNMVSSAEAFFSDNNTYVGYTAPTGSSGVTLSMTAQTATGWAASAAHANAAGSSCVIGVGASTPAGLAEGEPGGATCR
- a CDS encoding type IV pilin protein gives rise to the protein MSYVVSARRRGFTIIELLAVVVIIAVLATIAIAKFGDSKRRAYIAAMKSDLHNLAMIAETRFSSENSYANITPPQGSAGITLTFTGTATGWTATATHTAIPGYTCAISSGGGANAEPLCQ
- a CDS encoding sigma-54-dependent transcriptional regulator, which translates into the protein MTVASVHEGAPRVLIVDDESGILESLRILLKTEGFIPYTAHGGKQGIEKIDELRPDIVLTDVRMPDITGVQLLSHARQVDPDLPVILMTAQATLQSAMQAVNEGAFYYIQKPFRNDELVAILRRAAEHRRLRVENHSLKQEIRRRDKSDASRPIGRSKSWVEVLRLAETVAPTDSTVLITGESGTGKEVIARYIHDLSARVDHSFLSINCGALPESLLESELFGHVKGSFTGAVKDKTGLFAASADGTFFLDEIGETTPSTQVKLLRVLQQREVIPVGATESIAVNTRVLAATNRDLEEEIKRGAFRADLFYRLNVIAVHLPPLRQRTDDIPLLAESFLARSALARHEAPKVLADETLDALMAYAWPGNVRELENALERAVILSAGDTIRVEALPERVTARRAEPLVSERTPVTPTLEAIERAYIQWVLQNEGGNKSRAADMLGIDPSTLYRKLARYGDA